A region from the Mustela erminea isolate mMusErm1 chromosome 10, mMusErm1.Pri, whole genome shotgun sequence genome encodes:
- the BCL9 gene encoding B-cell CLL/lymphoma 9 protein isoform X4: MTPSNAAAPRSSTPSHGQTTAPEPTPAQKTPAKVVYVFSTEMANKAAEAVLKGQVETIVSFHIQNISNSKTERSTAPLNTQLSAIRNDPKPLPQQPPAPANQDQNSSQNTRLQPTPPIPAPAPKPAAPPRPLDRDSPGVDNKLIPSVGSPASSTPLPPDGSGPNSTPNNRAVTPVSQGSNSSSADPKAPPPPPVSSGEPPTLGENPDGLSQEQLEHRERSLQTLRDIQRMLFPDEKEFTGGQSGGPQQNPGVLDGPQKKPEGPIQAMMAQSQSLGKGPGPRTDVGAPFGPQGHRDVPFSPDEMVPPSMNSQSGPMGPEHLDHMTPEQIAWLKLQQEFYEEKRRKQEQVVVQQCSLQDMMVHQHGPRGVVRGPPPPYQMAPSEGWGPGGAEPFADGLNMPHSLPPRGMAPHPNMPGSQMRLPGFAGMINSEMEGPNVPNPASRPGLSGVSWPDDVPKIADGRNFPPGQGVFSGPGRGERFPNPQGLSEEMFQQQLAEKQLALPPGMSMETIRPSMEMNRMIPGAQRHMEPGNNPIFPRIPVEGPLSPSRGDFPKGMPPQMGPGRELEFGMVPSGMKGDVSLNVNMGSNPQMIPQKMREAGAGPEEMMKLRPGGADMLPAQQKMVPLPFGEHPQQEYGMGPRPFLPMSQGPGSNSGLRNLREPIGPDQRTNSRLSHMPPLPLNPSSNPASLNTAPPVQRGLGRKPLDISVAGSQVHSPGINPLKSPTMRQVQSPMLGSPSGNLKSPQTPSQLAGMLAGPAAAASIKSPPVLGSAAASPVHLKSPSLPAPSPGWTSSPKPPLQSPGIPPNHKAPLTMASPAMLGSVESGGPPPPTASQSASVNIPGSLPSSTPYTMPPEPTLSQNPLSIMMSRMSKFAMPSSTPLYHDAIKTVASSDDDSPPARSPNLPSMNNMPGMGINTQNPRISGPNPVVPMPTLSPMGMTQPLSHSNQMPSPNAMGPNIPPHGVPMGPGLMSHNPIMGHGSQEPPMVPQGRMGFPQGFPPVQSPPQQVPFPHNGPSGGQGNFPGGMGFPGEGPLGRPSTLPQSSADAALCKPGGPGGPDSFAVLGNSMPSVFTDPDLQEVIRPGATGIPEFDLSRIIPSEKPSQTLQYFPRGEVPGRKQPQGPGPGFSHMQGMMGEQAPRMGLALPGMGGPGPVGTPDIPLGTAPSMPGHNPMRPPAFLQQGMMGPHHRMMSPAQSTMPGQPTLMSNPAAAVGMIPGKDRGPAGLYTHPGPVGSPGMMMSMQGMMGPQQNIMIPPQMRPRGMAADVGMGGFSQGPGNPGNMMF; this comes from the exons AACACACAGTTATCTGCCATTCGGAACGATCCGAAACCCCTCCCACAACAGCCCCCAGCTCCAGCCAACCAGGACCAGAATTCTTCCCAGAACACCAGACTGCAGCCGACTCCACCCATCCCGGCACCAGCACCCAAGCCTGCTGCACCCCCGCGTCCCCTGGACCGGGATAGTCCTGGTGTAGACAACAAACTGATTCCTTCCGTAGGCAGTCCTGCCAGTTCCACTCCACTGCCCCCAGACGGTAGCGGGCCAAACTCGACACCCAATAACCGAGCGGTGACCCCTGTCTCCCAGGGGAGCAATAGCTCTTCAGCAGATCCCAAagcccctccacctccaccgGTGTCCAGTGGAGAGCCCCCTACACTGGGAGAGAACCCCGATGGACTGTCTCAGGAGCAGCTGGAGCACCGGGAGCGTTCCTTACAAACGCTCCGAGACATCCAACGTATGCTTTTCCCCGACGAGAAAGAATTCACAGGAGGACAAAGCGGGGGACCCCAGCAGAACCCTGGGGTACTAGAtggacctcagaagaaaccagaaggGCCGATACAGGCCATGATGGCTCAATCCCAAAGCCTAGGAAAGGGCCCCGGGCCCCGGACTGATGTGGGAGCTCCATTTGGCCCTCAAGGACATAGAGATGTGCCCTTCTCTCCAGATGAAATGGTTCCACCTTCCATGAACTCCCAGTCTGGGCCCATGGGACCCGAGCATCTGGACCACATGACCCCTGAGCAGATAGCATGGCTGAAACTGCAGCAGGAGTTCTacgaggagaagaggaggaagcaggagcaggTGGTGGTGCAGCAGTGCTCCCTCCAGGACATGATGGTCCATCAGCATGGGCCTCGGGGTGTGGTCCGGGGGCCTCCCCCTCCGTACCAGATGGCGCCCAGCGAAGGCTGGGGGCCTGGTGGGGCCGAGCCCTTCGCCGATGGGCTCAACATGCCCCACTCTCTGCCCCCGAGGGGCATGGCTCCCCACCCCAACATGCCGGGGAGCCAGATGCGCCTGCCCGGATTTGCAGGAATGATCAACTCAGAAATGGAGGGGCCGAATGTCCCCAACCCAGCCTCTAGACCAGGTCTTTCTGGAGTCAGTTGGCCAGACGATGTGCCAAAAATCGCAGATGGTCGGAACTTCCCACCTGGCCAGGGTGTCTTTAGTGGCCCCGGCCGAGGGGAACGCTTCCCAAACCCCCAAGGGTTGTCTGAAGAGATGTTCCAACAGCAGCTGGCGGAGAAGCAGCTGGCTCTACCCCCGGGGATGAGCATGGAGACCATTAGGCCCAGCATGGAGATGAACAGGATGATCCCAGGTGCCCAGCGACACATGGAGCCTGGGAATAATCCCATTTTCCCTCGAATACCCGTCGAGGGCCCTCTGAGTCCCTCCAGGGGCGACTTTCCTAAAGGAATGCCCCCCCAGATGGGCCCAGGTCGGGAACTTGAGTTTGGGATGGTTCCTAGTGGGATGAAGGGAGATGTCAGTCTAAACGTCAACATGGGATCCAACCCTCAGATGATACCTCAGAAGATGAGAGAGGCTGGGGCGGGCCCTGAGGAGATGATGAAATTACGCCCGGGGGGCGCAGACATGCTGCCGGCTCAGCAGAAGATGGTGCCCCTGCCCTTTGGTGAGCACCCCCAGCAGGAGTACGGCATGGGCCCCAGGCCATTCCTTCCCATGTCTCAGGGTCCAGGCAGCAACAGTGGCTTGCGGAATCTCAGAGAACCCATTGGGCCCGACCAAAGGACTAACAGCCGGCTCAGTCACATGCCACCACTACCTCTCAACCCTTCCAGTAACCCCGCTAGCCTCAACACAGCTCCTCCAGTCCAGCGTGGCCTGGGGCGGAAGCCCTTGGATATATCTGTGGCAGGCAGCCAGGTACATTCCCCAGGCATTAACCCTCTGAAATCTCCCACGATGCGCCAAGTCCAGTCACCAATGCTGGGCTCACCCTCGGGGAACCTCAAGTCCCCCCAGACTCCATCGCAGCTGGCAGGCATGCTGGCGggcccagctgctgctgcttccattAAGTCCCCCCCTGTCTTGGGGTCTGCTGCTGCTTCGCCTGTTCACCTCAAGTCTCCATCACTTCCTGCCCCGTCACCTGGATGGacctcctctccaaaacctcCCCTCCAGAGTCCCGGGATCCCTCCAAACCATAAAGCACCCCTCACCATGGCCTCCCCAGCCATGCTGGGCAGTGTAGAGTCAG GTGGCCCCCCACCTCCTACAGCCAGCCAGTCTGCCTCTGTGAATATCCCTGGAAGTCTTCCCTCTAGTACACCTTACACCATGCCTCCAGAGCCGACCCTTTCCCAGAACCCGCTGTCTATTATGATGTCTCGAATGTCCAAGTTCGCAATGCCCAGTTCTACCCCTTTATACCACGACGCCATCAAGACTGTGGCCAGCTCCGATGACGACTCCCCTCCAGCTCGTTCTCCCAACTTGCCATCGATGAATAATATGCCAG gaatggGCATTAATACACAGAATCCTCGAATTTCAGGTCCAAACCCCGTGGTTCCGATGCCAACCCTCAGCCCAATGGGAATGACCCAGCCACTTTCTCACTCCAATCAGATGCCCTCTCCGAATGCCATGGGACCCAACATACCTCCTCATGGGGTCCCAATGGGGCCCGGCTTGATGTCACACAATCCTATTATGGGGCATGGGTCCCAGGAGCCTCCGATGGTACCTCAAGGACGGATGGGTTTCCCCCAGGGCTTCCCTCCAGTACAGTCTCCTCCACAGCAGGTTCCATTCCCTCACAATGGCCCCAGTGGGGGGCAGGGCAACTTCCCAGGAGGTATGGGTTTCCCAGGAGAAGGCCCCCTCGGCCGCCCCAGCACCCTGCCTCAGAGTTCAGCAGATGCAGCACTTTGCAAGCCTGGAGGCCCCGGGGGTCCCGACTCCTTCGCTGTCCTGGGGAACAGCATGCCTTCAGTGTTTACAGACCCAGATCTGCAGGAGGTCATCCGACCTGGAGCCACCGGAATACCGGAGTTCGATCTGTCTCGCATTATTCCATCCGAGAAGCCTAGCCAGACACTGCAATATTTCCCTCGAGGGGAAGTCCCAGGCCGTAAACAGCCCCAAGGTCCCGGACCTGGGTTTTCGCACATGCAGGGGATGATGGGTGAACAAGCCCCCAGAATGGGACTAGCATTACCTGGCATGGGAGGCCCAGGGCCAGTGGGAACTCCGGACATCCCTCTTGGTACAGCCCCATCCATGCCGGGCCACAACCCAATGAGACCACCAGCCTTTCTCCAGCAAGGCATGATGGGACCTCACCATCGGATGATGTCACCAGCACAGTCTACCATGCCCGGCCAGCCTACCCTGATGAGCAATCCAGCTGCTGCCGTGGGCATGATTCCTGGCAAGGATCGGGGGCCTGCTGGGCTCTACACCCACCCTGGGCCTGTGGGTTCTCCAGGCATGATGATGTCCATGCAGGGCATGATGGGACCCCAACAGAACATCATGATCCCTCCACAGATGAGGCCCCGGGGCATGGCCGCCGACGTGGGCATGGGTGGATTTAGCCAAGGACCTGGCAACCCAGGAAACATgatgttttaa